In Pseudomonas lalkuanensis, the following are encoded in one genomic region:
- a CDS encoding aldehyde dehydrogenase family protein: MEVRQALDPVLAVITFNTEEEAIAIANDTCQGLTASLWTDSINTGHRMASAIRAGTVSINGFSEGDISPPFGGYKQSGFGGRDLSVCAHDQYGELNTTWTQLS; the protein is encoded by the coding sequence GTGGAAGTTCGCCAGGCACTCGACCCGGTCCTGGCGGTCATCACCTTCAACACCGAAGAAGAAGCCATCGCCATTGCCAACGACACTTGCCAAGGCCTCACCGCCTCGCTCTGGACCGACAGCATCAACACCGGCCACCGCATGGCCTCGGCCATTCGAGCCGGCACCGTGTCGATCAACGGCTTCTCCGAAGGTGATATCTCCCCGCCCTTCGGCGGCTACAAGCAGTCGGGCTTCGGCGGCCGCGACCTGTCCGTCTGTGCCCATGACCAGTACGGCGAACTGAATACCACCTGGACCCAGTTGAGCTGA
- a CDS encoding acetoacetate decarboxylase (ADC), which produces MKISSIAVMAGILMNTASVFAWAANPAEIKEAGFTMIDIAGHEVPVAAGGLYDRFRSNPPLSAIESEAPGVDLSWFRGLKKTKVDIGFESYSPNFYYKNNRITAVFTADLERLRALIPAEVLDKVQPLQVWPGRGLVALTAYAYEYCDNDSYNEIALSIVTNEPGSSNLGPISLFGQSMSKDFWGYVLKLPVNTELARVRGVVGYNLPKWLTGIDRRDNDTSVIFEIVDHETGKVDVVFEGRKLGDTSDEIELVTNGFTNVGHDGALTYGYAVSRQLSHATSTSADSVNLTLNEGSLATFMKSLKLGRMVKYEYVPQFQSALYAPEPLKSILATE; this is translated from the coding sequence ATGAAAATCAGCAGTATTGCAGTGATGGCGGGAATACTCATGAATACCGCTTCGGTGTTCGCCTGGGCAGCGAATCCAGCCGAAATCAAAGAGGCTGGATTTACGATGATCGATATTGCCGGCCATGAGGTTCCCGTGGCCGCGGGTGGCCTGTATGACCGCTTCCGCTCCAACCCTCCCCTTTCCGCCATAGAGTCGGAAGCTCCTGGTGTTGACCTGAGTTGGTTCAGGGGCCTCAAGAAGACAAAAGTCGACATCGGATTCGAGTCCTACTCACCAAACTTCTACTACAAGAACAACAGGATTACCGCCGTCTTCACGGCGGATCTGGAAAGGCTGAGAGCGTTGATACCTGCTGAAGTCCTGGACAAGGTGCAGCCGCTCCAGGTCTGGCCGGGCAGAGGCCTGGTCGCCCTTACCGCCTACGCCTATGAGTACTGCGACAACGACAGTTATAACGAAATTGCCCTGTCCATCGTCACCAACGAGCCCGGATCGTCGAACCTGGGTCCCATCTCCCTGTTTGGTCAGTCGATGTCGAAGGATTTCTGGGGGTACGTGCTGAAACTCCCGGTCAATACCGAGCTAGCAAGGGTACGGGGAGTGGTCGGCTATAACCTGCCAAAGTGGCTGACGGGGATCGATCGCCGGGATAACGACACATCCGTGATCTTCGAGATTGTCGATCACGAAACCGGCAAGGTTGACGTTGTCTTTGAAGGCAGGAAGCTGGGTGATACTTCAGATGAAATCGAACTGGTGACCAATGGCTTCACCAATGTCGGCCATGACGGAGCGTTGACCTACGGCTACGCGGTATCACGCCAACTGAGCCACGCCACCAGCACGAGTGCAGACTCGGTCAACCTAACACTGAATGAAGGGAGTCTTGCTACGTTCATGAAGTCCCTGAAGCTGGGGAGAATGGTGAAATACGAGTACGTGCCCCAGTTCCAAAGCGCGCTCTATGCTCCCGAACCCCTGAAATCCATCCTGGCCACCGAGTAA
- a CDS encoding alpha/beta fold hydrolase, producing MGYVTTKDGVEIFYKDWGPRDAPVIHFHHGWPLSSDDWDAQMLFFLAHGFRVVAHDRRGHGRSSQVWDGHDMDHYADDVAAVVNHLGVQGAIHAGHSTGGGEVVHYIARHPEDPVPKAVIISAVPPLMVKTANNPGGLPKDVFDGLQAQLAANRAQFYHDIPAGPFYGYNRPGATPSEGIIRNWWRQGMMGSAKAHYDGIVAFSQTDFTKDLERITIPVLVMHGDDDQIVPYENSGVLSAQLLKNSTLKIYPGFSHGMPTVNADTINADLLAFVRS from the coding sequence ATGGGATACGTCACAACGAAAGATGGAGTCGAGATCTTTTACAAGGACTGGGGGCCGCGCGACGCTCCGGTGATCCATTTCCATCACGGCTGGCCGCTCAGTTCGGACGACTGGGATGCGCAAATGCTGTTCTTCCTGGCCCACGGCTTTCGCGTAGTCGCCCATGATCGTCGCGGTCATGGACGATCCAGCCAGGTCTGGGATGGCCATGACATGGATCATTACGCTGACGACGTAGCAGCGGTTGTGAACCACCTCGGCGTGCAGGGAGCCATCCATGCCGGCCACTCCACGGGCGGTGGCGAGGTCGTCCACTACATCGCGCGGCATCCTGAAGACCCTGTCCCCAAGGCGGTCATCATCAGCGCGGTCCCGCCTCTGATGGTGAAAACCGCGAACAACCCTGGCGGTCTCCCCAAGGATGTCTTCGATGGTCTGCAAGCCCAGCTTGCGGCCAACCGTGCGCAGTTCTATCACGACATTCCGGCGGGGCCCTTCTACGGCTACAACCGCCCTGGCGCGACACCGTCGGAGGGCATCATCCGGAACTGGTGGCGGCAGGGCATGATGGGCAGCGCCAAGGCTCACTACGACGGCATCGTGGCCTTCTCCCAGACCGACTTCACCAAAGACCTTGAGCGCATCACGATCCCGGTGCTGGTGATGCACGGCGACGACGACCAGATCGTTCCCTATGAGAACTCTGGCGTGCTATCGGCGCAGTTGCTGAAGAACAGCACGCTGAAGATCTACCCGGGGTTCTCACACGGCATGCCCACAGTCAACGCCGATACCATCAACGCCGACCTGCTCGCCTTCGTGAGAAGTTGA
- a CDS encoding winged helix-turn-helix transcriptional regulator: MQMQDETTDTLCPVARSVDVVGDKWTILVLRELYMGATRFEEMQIQTGATPQMLTSRLKALEADGMVERRPYSEKPLRYEYHLTRKGWDFYPVIYALRAWGETWCKNEDEGLAVHFVHRECGHDVGVASVCPHCGVPVERKDLEASISSRFADERLARREAFKRK, from the coding sequence ATGCAAATGCAGGACGAGACGACCGATACGCTGTGCCCGGTGGCACGCTCAGTGGATGTGGTGGGCGACAAGTGGACGATCCTGGTGCTGCGCGAGCTCTACATGGGGGCGACACGCTTCGAGGAAATGCAGATCCAGACCGGGGCTACGCCGCAGATGCTGACGTCGCGCCTGAAAGCGCTGGAAGCCGACGGCATGGTCGAGCGTCGCCCATACAGCGAGAAGCCACTGCGCTACGAATACCATCTGACCAGGAAGGGATGGGACTTCTATCCCGTGATCTATGCGCTGCGCGCCTGGGGCGAAACATGGTGCAAGAACGAGGATGAGGGATTGGCGGTGCATTTTGTGCACCGTGAGTGTGGCCATGACGTCGGTGTGGCCAGCGTCTGCCCGCACTGCGGCGTTCCTGTGGAGCGCAAGGATCTGGAAGCGTCCATAAGCAGTCGCTTCGCAGACGAACGCCTGGCTCGGCGGGAGGCCTTCAAGCGGAAGTAG
- a CDS encoding isochorismatase family cysteine hydrolase, translating to MANPVYPPARTGLLLVDPYNDFLSDGGKLFPMLKNAAEDVHLLDNLRTVVSTARGHGIQVFYVPHRRWQPGDYDNWDHPNPTQRLVQQRHTFAKGTWGGEWHPDFVPQDGDIIIQEHWGQSGFANTDLDFQLKQQGITHVIVVGLLANTCIESTARFAMELGYHVTLVRDATAAFSKDMMHAAHELNGPTFAHSIVDTRGLLLALQQH from the coding sequence ATGGCCAATCCTGTGTATCCCCCGGCGCGAACCGGCCTGCTGCTGGTCGACCCTTACAACGATTTCCTGTCCGACGGCGGCAAGCTGTTCCCCATGCTGAAAAACGCTGCGGAAGACGTTCACCTGCTCGACAACCTGCGCACCGTCGTCTCAACCGCACGCGGCCATGGCATCCAGGTGTTCTATGTACCGCACCGTCGCTGGCAGCCCGGCGACTATGACAACTGGGATCACCCAAATCCGACCCAGCGGCTGGTCCAGCAGCGCCATACCTTCGCCAAGGGCACGTGGGGCGGCGAATGGCATCCCGACTTCGTGCCGCAGGACGGCGACATCATCATCCAGGAGCACTGGGGCCAGAGCGGCTTCGCCAACACCGATCTCGACTTCCAGCTGAAGCAGCAAGGCATCACCCATGTCATCGTCGTTGGCCTGCTGGCGAACACCTGCATCGAATCGACGGCGCGCTTCGCCATGGAACTCGGGTATCACGTGACGCTGGTACGCGATGCGACAGCGGCTTTCAGCAAGGACATGATGCATGCGGCACACGAGCTGAACGGGCCGACCTTTGCGCATAGCATCGTCGATACCCGCGGGCTCCTCCTCGCCCTGCAGCAGCACTGA
- a CDS encoding MFS transporter codes for MSTPSAAPAGIPARLVATMAVCCALAVSTIYYHQPLLPQMAASFGLAPTQAGLVATLTQLGYATGLLLFVPLADCRQPRRLALLAIAANAVALLACAAAPSFALLCVSSFAVGVTAITAQIIIPALAGLATPAARGRVVGTLLSGLSAGLLLARTIGGFLGAHTGWRAVFALASLIDLPLLFIIARSLPAATNLSPVGYAGLIRSLGSLVREESVLRFCAASGFMIFAAFSALWATLAALLTQPPYAFGPATIGMFGLVALLGIVASPHIGALADRLGARTLVLAGAMALAVGFAFIAVGGHSLGLLIVGMVLLDFGNRAGLVANQARIYTLRPEARSRLNTVFMGSYFLGGAVGAALGNYGVHRAGWIGLAAVGALLALAAMAINALSPRESSTALTDLRT; via the coding sequence ATGTCCACTCCATCCGCGGCCCCGGCCGGGATTCCCGCTCGCCTGGTCGCCACGATGGCGGTGTGCTGCGCACTGGCCGTATCGACCATCTACTACCACCAGCCACTACTGCCGCAGATGGCCGCGTCGTTCGGCCTGGCACCGACGCAGGCCGGGCTGGTCGCTACGTTGACGCAACTCGGCTATGCGACCGGCCTTCTGCTCTTCGTGCCGCTCGCTGACTGCCGACAGCCACGCAGGCTCGCGTTGCTGGCCATCGCTGCGAATGCAGTCGCGTTGCTCGCCTGCGCGGCGGCACCGAGCTTCGCGTTGCTGTGCGTCAGCAGCTTCGCGGTTGGTGTGACGGCGATCACCGCGCAGATCATCATCCCTGCCCTTGCGGGTCTGGCGACACCGGCTGCGCGCGGCCGCGTCGTGGGCACCCTGCTCAGCGGCCTCTCTGCAGGTCTGCTGCTGGCGCGCACGATCGGCGGCTTCCTCGGCGCGCACACGGGTTGGCGAGCCGTGTTCGCACTGGCATCGCTCATCGATCTGCCGCTGCTGTTCATCATTGCCCGTAGCCTGCCCGCAGCCACGAACCTGAGCCCAGTGGGCTACGCCGGGTTGATTCGCTCGCTGGGCAGCCTGGTGCGCGAGGAAAGCGTGCTGCGCTTCTGTGCTGCGAGCGGTTTCATGATATTCGCCGCGTTCAGCGCGCTATGGGCCACATTGGCTGCGCTGCTGACGCAACCGCCCTACGCTTTCGGTCCCGCCACGATCGGCATGTTCGGTCTGGTCGCGCTGCTGGGCATCGTCGCGTCGCCGCACATCGGCGCGCTGGCCGATCGCCTGGGTGCGCGCACCCTGGTCCTGGCCGGTGCGATGGCCCTCGCCGTGGGCTTCGCTTTCATCGCCGTGGGCGGACACAGCCTCGGCTTACTGATCGTCGGCATGGTGCTGCTCGACTTCGGCAATCGTGCGGGCCTGGTTGCCAACCAGGCACGCATCTACACCCTGCGCCCCGAGGCCCGCAGCCGGCTCAATACTGTTTTCATGGGGTCGTACTTCCTGGGCGGGGCGGTCGGTGCTGCATTGGGAAACTACGGCGTGCACCGTGCCGGCTGGATCGGTCTCGCAGCAGTCGGAGCCTTGTTGGCCCTTGCAGCCATGGCGATCAATGCACTCAGTCCCCGTGAATCGAGCACTGCGCTCACCGACCTCCGCACATGA
- a CDS encoding TerC family protein, with protein sequence MEWLLRPEIWAAFFTLTALEIVLGIDNIIMIAILVGRMPPHMQARTRFCGLALAMVTRILLLLSITWIMRLTADLFHLAGQGISGRDLILFFGGLFLLWKSSSEMYQSLEGEEDGDDGEGGRRKPGGGFVVTIVQIAIIDIVFSLDSVITAVGMVSDIPVMVAAIVAAVLVMMLAAGTISTFIDMHPSLKMLALSFLVVVGTVLIAESFDVHVPKGYVYFAMAFSLAVEALNIRARVARACRKAEPVKLHNHPTGN encoded by the coding sequence ATGGAATGGCTGTTGCGCCCGGAGATCTGGGCGGCGTTCTTCACCCTCACCGCCCTGGAAATCGTCCTGGGCATCGACAACATCATCATGATCGCCATTCTCGTGGGCCGCATGCCGCCGCACATGCAGGCGCGCACCCGCTTCTGCGGCCTGGCCCTGGCGATGGTCACGCGCATCCTGCTGCTGCTCTCCATCACCTGGATCATGCGGCTCACTGCTGACCTGTTCCACCTGGCCGGACAAGGCATCTCCGGGCGAGACCTGATCCTCTTCTTCGGCGGCCTGTTCCTGTTGTGGAAGAGCAGCAGCGAGATGTACCAGAGCCTGGAAGGCGAGGAGGACGGTGACGACGGGGAGGGCGGGCGACGCAAGCCGGGCGGCGGTTTCGTGGTCACCATCGTCCAGATCGCCATCATCGACATCGTGTTCTCGCTGGACTCGGTGATCACCGCCGTCGGCATGGTGTCCGACATCCCGGTGATGGTCGCCGCAATCGTCGCGGCCGTGCTGGTGATGATGCTGGCCGCCGGTACCATCAGCACCTTCATCGACATGCACCCGAGCCTGAAGATGCTGGCGCTGTCCTTCCTGGTGGTGGTGGGCACCGTGCTGATCGCCGAATCCTTCGACGTTCACGTGCCGAAGGGCTACGTCTACTTCGCCATGGCCTTCTCCCTGGCCGTGGAAGCCCTGAACATTCGCGCGCGCGTGGCCCGTGCCTGCCGGAAAGCCGAGCCGGTGAAACTGCATAACCACCCAACGGGGAATTGA
- a CDS encoding RidA family protein, translating to MKQAVSTRLYPSKAPLEWAVIGNGTLYTAQIPIDVEGRVVEGGIEAQTRQVLDNLKRTLTCAGLGLEAVTQVLIYVTDRSYLATVNAVYAEYFVAPYPNRAAMVVAGLAREEMLVELVVYAAA from the coding sequence ATGAAGCAGGCAGTCAGCACTCGCTTGTACCCGTCCAAGGCCCCGTTGGAGTGGGCGGTGATCGGTAATGGCACCTTGTACACGGCGCAGATACCCATCGATGTCGAGGGGAGGGTGGTGGAAGGGGGGATCGAAGCACAGACGCGGCAGGTCCTGGACAACCTCAAGCGCACCCTGACGTGCGCCGGGCTCGGCCTGGAGGCGGTGACCCAGGTACTGATCTATGTCACCGACCGCAGCTACCTGGCGACGGTGAATGCGGTCTATGCCGAATACTTCGTTGCCCCTTACCCGAACCGCGCTGCCATGGTGGTGGCCGGCCTGGCACGCGAGGAGATGCTCGTGGAACTGGTGGTCTACGCAGCGGCCTGA
- a CDS encoding BCCT family transporter — MKVFPTQTVGSAPMKHPALQGIDWPLFIVSGGFLLSFLVAALVDIDAVSALVNTLFAWSTKAFGLYWQLLMLATFLVSLGIFFSKSGRVRLGGVDRQPETSTFNWIAVIMCALLAGGGAFWAAAEPLMHFASPPPLFSGVQPNSEHAGHLALAQSFVHWGFLAWAVLGSLLAIVLMHLHYDKGLPLAPRTLLYPLLGERALKGPIGNLADATSIIAVVAGTIGPIGFLGLQISNALNAVWGVPNDLATQSITIILVTAMYTTSCLVGLNGIRFVSEINVWLMIGLAVFMIVAGPTLFILSGFPVAFGLQLEYFLPMTMYRADPKWLDWWTVFYWGWFIGYAPMMGLYVAKISRGRSIRQIIGTLSIIAPLVTMFWFTVVGGTGIGLELQTPGIVTDHGSQPEAMLLGVTQSLPLAGLVSALFLFLSFISVATNGDAMAYTVALAMSANDAPKKWLRAFWCIGMGLAAVVLITIGSGGVTALQSFIVITAVPVSLLILPALWNAPQIARQLAREQQL; from the coding sequence ATGAAAGTGTTCCCGACCCAGACCGTAGGCAGCGCGCCGATGAAGCACCCGGCACTGCAAGGCATCGACTGGCCCTTGTTCATTGTCAGCGGCGGCTTCCTGCTCAGTTTCCTGGTGGCGGCGCTGGTGGACATCGATGCCGTGTCGGCACTGGTCAACACCCTGTTCGCCTGGTCGACGAAGGCCTTCGGGCTCTACTGGCAGTTGCTGATGCTGGCGACCTTCCTCGTCAGCCTCGGTATCTTCTTCAGCAAAAGCGGCCGCGTTCGCCTGGGCGGCGTCGACCGGCAGCCGGAAACCAGTACCTTCAACTGGATCGCCGTGATCATGTGCGCGCTGCTCGCCGGCGGTGGAGCCTTCTGGGCGGCCGCCGAACCCCTGATGCACTTCGCCAGTCCGCCGCCGTTGTTCAGTGGTGTGCAGCCGAACAGCGAGCATGCCGGCCACCTGGCCCTGGCCCAGTCGTTCGTACACTGGGGGTTCCTGGCCTGGGCGGTGCTGGGCAGCCTGTTGGCCATCGTGCTGATGCACCTGCACTACGACAAGGGATTGCCGCTGGCGCCGCGTACCCTGCTTTACCCGCTGCTGGGCGAGCGCGCGCTCAAGGGACCGATCGGCAACCTCGCCGATGCCACGTCGATCATCGCGGTGGTCGCCGGTACCATCGGCCCGATCGGATTCCTCGGGCTGCAGATCAGCAATGCGCTGAACGCCGTCTGGGGCGTGCCGAACGACCTGGCGACCCAATCCATCACCATCATCCTGGTGACGGCCATGTACACCACTTCCTGCCTGGTCGGCCTGAACGGCATCCGCTTCGTCAGCGAGATCAACGTGTGGCTGATGATTGGCCTGGCGGTCTTCATGATCGTGGCCGGACCGACGCTGTTCATCCTCTCGGGCTTCCCGGTGGCGTTCGGCCTGCAACTGGAATACTTCCTGCCGATGACGATGTATCGCGCCGACCCGAAGTGGCTCGACTGGTGGACGGTCTTCTATTGGGGCTGGTTCATCGGTTACGCGCCGATGATGGGCCTGTATGTCGCCAAGATTTCCCGGGGCCGCAGCATCCGCCAGATCATCGGGACCCTGTCGATCATCGCACCGCTGGTGACCATGTTCTGGTTCACCGTGGTCGGCGGCACTGGCATCGGCCTCGAACTGCAGACCCCCGGTATCGTCACCGACCACGGCAGCCAGCCCGAGGCCATGCTGCTGGGTGTCACCCAGAGCCTGCCGCTGGCGGGGCTGGTATCCGCGCTGTTCCTGTTCCTCAGCTTCATCTCGGTGGCCACCAATGGGGATGCCATGGCCTACACCGTCGCCTTGGCAATGTCCGCCAACGATGCACCGAAGAAATGGCTGCGGGCTTTCTGGTGCATTGGCATGGGACTGGCCGCAGTGGTGCTGATCACCATCGGCTCGGGCGGGGTCACGGCGCTGCAATCCTTCATCGTCATCACCGCGGTGCCGGTCTCCCTGCTGATCCTGCCGGCGCTCTGGAACGCACCGCAGATCGCCCGCCAACTGGCGCGTGAGCAGCAGCTCTAG
- a CDS encoding dipeptidase, producing MQELLMIDGLQYSNWSPELFRQMREGGLSAVHATIAYHETARETLSRIGEWNRRFEAFPDLIRPVRQASDIRLAQQEGRVGIFFGFQNCSPIEDDIDLVEVFRQLGVFIMQLTYNNQSLLASGCYEREDNGISRFGRQVIEEMNRVGMLIDMSHSAERSTLEAIELSSRPVIISHANPTSFHAARRNKSDAVLRGIAESGGLLGFSTYPFHLRGGSQCQLSEFCDMVARTADMMGIDHIGIGTDLCQQQPLQVLEWMRNGRWSKAKDYGEGSADNADWPAPLHWFRDSRDFPVIVRGLRERGFAEDEVRKIMGLNWLDLLERGTAPRQ from the coding sequence ATGCAAGAGCTTCTGATGATCGACGGCCTGCAGTATTCCAACTGGAGCCCCGAGCTGTTCAGGCAGATGCGCGAAGGCGGGCTGAGTGCCGTTCACGCCACCATCGCGTACCACGAAACCGCGCGCGAGACGTTGTCGCGCATCGGTGAGTGGAATCGCCGCTTCGAGGCCTTCCCTGACCTGATTCGCCCCGTGCGGCAGGCTTCGGACATCCGTCTCGCGCAGCAGGAGGGACGCGTCGGGATCTTCTTCGGATTCCAGAACTGTTCGCCCATCGAGGACGACATCGACCTGGTGGAGGTGTTCCGCCAGCTCGGGGTCTTCATCATGCAGCTGACCTACAACAACCAGAGCCTGCTGGCCTCGGGCTGTTATGAGCGCGAGGACAACGGCATCAGCCGCTTCGGTCGCCAGGTGATCGAAGAGATGAACCGCGTCGGCATGCTCATCGACATGTCCCACAGCGCCGAGCGCAGCACCCTGGAGGCCATCGAGCTGTCGAGCCGGCCGGTGATCATCTCCCACGCCAACCCCACCAGTTTCCATGCGGCCAGGCGCAACAAGTCCGACGCGGTACTGCGCGGTATCGCCGAGTCGGGCGGCCTGCTCGGCTTCAGCACCTATCCGTTCCATCTCCGCGGTGGCTCGCAGTGCCAGCTGAGCGAGTTCTGCGACATGGTCGCGCGTACCGCGGACATGATGGGCATCGACCACATCGGCATCGGCACCGACCTCTGCCAGCAGCAGCCTTTGCAGGTGCTGGAGTGGATGCGCAATGGCCGCTGGAGCAAGGCCAAGGACTACGGCGAAGGTTCGGCGGACAACGCCGACTGGCCGGCACCCCTGCACTGGTTTCGTGACAGCCGCGATTTCCCCGTCATCGTCCGTGGTTTGCGCGAACGCGGATTCGCCGAGGACGAGGTGCGCAAGATCATGGGCCTGAACTGGCTCGACCTGCTGGAACGCGGTACCGCACCGCGACAGTGA
- a CDS encoding aldehyde dehydrogenase family protein, whose product MPSKIFSNYIDGAWVEGVSSIANRSPANVEDVVGHYTQADARQVDQAIAAATAAQVIWARSGLEERYQVLMAIGDELIARKAELGEQLSREEGKTLAEGVGEVHRSGQFFHYYAAEVLRQMGETADSVRPGVEIEVRREPVGVVAIITPWNFPMATAAWKIAPALAFGNAVVFKPANAVPASAWALTEIIARQALPAGTFNLLMGSGAEVGERLIHSNGINALSFTGSVETGRRVAAATAANFVRCQLEMGSKNALVVLDDADLPLAVECAVSGAFFGTGQKCTASSRLIVTEGVHDRFVEALVERMGQLKVGHPLREGVQIGPVIDERQLAQNLHYIEDAKAEGARLVCGGERIDEEHEGFYMRPALFVDTRNDMRINRDEVFGPIACVIRARDYEEALAILNDTRFGLTAGIMTQSLKHASDFKRRANTGCVMVNLPTAGTDYHVPFGGRKDSSFGPREQGQYARDFYTVVKTVYVRP is encoded by the coding sequence ATGCCCAGCAAGATTTTCAGCAACTACATCGACGGCGCCTGGGTAGAAGGCGTCTCGAGTATTGCCAACCGAAGCCCCGCGAACGTCGAGGACGTCGTGGGCCACTACACCCAGGCCGACGCCCGACAGGTGGACCAGGCTATCGCCGCCGCCACGGCAGCCCAGGTCATCTGGGCGCGCAGCGGGCTGGAGGAGCGCTACCAGGTGCTCATGGCTATCGGCGACGAACTGATCGCACGCAAGGCCGAACTGGGCGAGCAGCTGTCCCGGGAAGAGGGCAAGACCCTGGCCGAAGGTGTCGGCGAGGTCCATCGCTCCGGTCAGTTCTTCCACTATTACGCCGCTGAGGTTCTGCGGCAGATGGGCGAGACGGCGGACTCGGTGCGCCCCGGCGTGGAAATCGAGGTGCGCCGCGAGCCGGTCGGCGTGGTCGCCATCATCACCCCATGGAACTTCCCGATGGCCACCGCCGCCTGGAAGATCGCTCCCGCGCTGGCATTCGGCAACGCGGTGGTGTTCAAACCGGCCAATGCCGTGCCGGCCAGTGCCTGGGCCCTGACCGAGATCATCGCTCGCCAGGCCCTGCCGGCCGGCACCTTCAACCTGCTGATGGGCAGTGGTGCCGAAGTCGGTGAGCGCCTGATCCATTCCAACGGTATCAATGCCTTGAGCTTCACCGGCTCTGTGGAGACCGGTCGCCGTGTCGCCGCCGCCACCGCCGCCAACTTCGTCCGCTGCCAATTGGAAATGGGCAGCAAGAACGCCCTGGTGGTGCTCGACGACGCCGACCTGCCACTGGCGGTGGAGTGCGCGGTGAGTGGTGCCTTCTTCGGCACCGGTCAGAAGTGCACCGCGTCGTCCCGCCTGATCGTGACCGAGGGCGTGCACGACCGCTTCGTCGAGGCGCTGGTCGAGCGCATGGGGCAGCTCAAGGTAGGGCATCCGCTACGCGAGGGCGTGCAGATCGGTCCGGTGATCGACGAGCGCCAGCTGGCGCAGAACCTCCACTACATCGAGGACGCCAAGGCCGAAGGCGCGCGCCTGGTGTGCGGTGGCGAGCGCATCGATGAGGAGCATGAAGGCTTCTACATGCGCCCGGCGCTCTTCGTCGACACCCGCAACGACATGCGCATCAACCGTGACGAAGTCTTCGGCCCGATTGCCTGCGTCATCAGGGCGCGGGATTACGAGGAGGCGCTGGCCATCCTCAACGACACCCGCTTCGGGCTGACCGCCGGAATCATGACTCAGTCGCTGAAACACGCCAGCGACTTCAAGCGTCGCGCCAACACCGGGTGCGTGATGGTCAACCTGCCCACTGCCGGCACCGACTACCACGTGCCTTTCGGTGGCCGCAAGGATTCCAGTTTCGGCCCCCGCGAACAGGGGCAGTACGCCCGCGATTTCTACACGGTGGTCAAGACCGTCTATGTGCGTCCCTGA
- a CDS encoding LysR family transcriptional regulator: MLPDLKIVQLRHFVWVAELQGFHAAAERAHRTQPAISLSIRDLESKLGQALFEKRNARVTKPELTPFGLQFLAYAKELIDHHDRVVRDMSLIAQYKSGHLRIASVPSIASRLLPDILTRFIGEATDLHVSLFDDNSEAVLTMVENQQVDFGISSLWEPESDIRFIPIWEDSIGVVCHQAHPLASEAQIGWQQLRGERLIANGTSRLLAGTSAEELVADSQFYISNMISLLAMIEAGMGITTLPRFAFPAEAGQLRFIPLADPLVTRDIGIVRLTNRSLPVAAQALFEFILRDNELEPDEWR; the protein is encoded by the coding sequence ATGCTGCCGGACCTGAAGATCGTCCAGTTGCGCCACTTCGTCTGGGTTGCGGAGCTTCAGGGTTTCCATGCGGCAGCCGAGCGGGCGCACCGCACCCAGCCGGCCATTTCGCTGTCCATCCGCGACCTGGAAAGCAAGCTGGGCCAGGCCCTGTTCGAGAAGCGCAACGCGCGCGTCACCAAGCCCGAGCTGACGCCCTTCGGCTTGCAGTTCCTCGCCTATGCCAAGGAGTTGATCGATCACCATGATCGCGTGGTGCGCGACATGAGCCTGATCGCCCAGTACAAATCGGGGCACCTGCGCATCGCCTCGGTGCCCTCCATCGCCAGCCGCCTGCTGCCCGACATCCTCACGCGCTTCATAGGCGAGGCCACGGACCTGCACGTCAGCCTCTTCGATGACAACTCCGAAGCGGTGCTCACCATGGTGGAGAACCAGCAGGTGGATTTCGGTATCTCCAGCCTCTGGGAACCGGAAAGCGACATCCGCTTCATTCCCATCTGGGAAGACAGCATCGGAGTGGTCTGCCACCAGGCCCACCCGCTGGCATCCGAGGCGCAGATCGGCTGGCAGCAATTGCGCGGCGAGCGCCTGATCGCCAACGGCACCTCGCGCCTGCTGGCCGGTACCAGCGCCGAGGAGCTGGTGGCCGATTCGCAGTTCTACATTTCCAACATGATTTCACTGCTGGCGATGATCGAAGCCGGCATGGGCATCACCACCCTGCCCCGTTTCGCCTTCCCCGCCGAAGCCGGCCAGTTGCGCTTCATTCCCCTGGCGGACCCATTGGTGACCCGCGACATCGGCATCGTCCGCCTGACCAACCGTTCGCTGCCCGTGGCGGCGCAGGCCCTGTTCGAATTCATCCTGCGCGACAACGAGCTCGAGCCCGACGAGTGGCGATAG